A single window of Pseudomonas lijiangensis DNA harbors:
- a CDS encoding DUF4124 domain-containing protein, which yields MRLLSVLALWLSLGVFAPVTAHAADPDALFYRYIDSRGVTVLDRQGVPPEYVAKGYEVLNARGRVVQTVPPAPTAEEVRKAAADKLQANADAQLLSLYSSVEEVDRVKARRLAELDALIGVAQGNIQGLNAQQRNLQSQAADLERAGRPIPQVLIDQLNDVQDQQQRIQADITRYQSARVQAEASFAEDRARVEKLLR from the coding sequence ATGCGTCTGCTGAGTGTTCTGGCGCTGTGGCTGTCACTGGGTGTTTTTGCGCCCGTGACGGCTCATGCCGCCGATCCTGACGCGCTGTTCTATCGCTACATCGACAGCCGTGGCGTGACCGTCCTGGATCGCCAGGGTGTACCGCCGGAATATGTCGCCAAGGGTTACGAAGTGCTCAATGCCCGCGGGCGAGTGGTACAGACCGTCCCTCCCGCACCGACTGCCGAAGAAGTCCGCAAGGCGGCAGCCGACAAGCTCCAGGCCAATGCCGATGCGCAGTTGCTGAGTCTCTACAGCAGCGTCGAAGAGGTGGACCGCGTCAAGGCCCGCAGGCTGGCCGAGCTGGATGCCTTGATCGGCGTGGCCCAAGGCAATATCCAGGGGCTCAACGCCCAGCAACGCAACCTTCAGAGCCAGGCTGCCGACCTTGAACGCGCAGGCCGTCCCATCCCCCAGGTTCTTATCGATCAGTTGAACGATGTGCAGGACCAGCAACAGCGAATCCAGGCCGATATCACCCGCTACCAGAGCGCCCGCGTACAGGCCGAGGCAAGCTTTGCCGAGGACCGGGCGAGGGTGGAGAAACTGCTCAGGTAA
- a CDS encoding DUF6124 family protein, which yields MVKKLVPDPPVFGLSSPDSTIDCHETQLAHVSDLLRCAGATAYEGGDALNGQQRDLIMASMHLISQAQGVIDQMLDTAASNRRS from the coding sequence ATGGTTAAAAAACTTGTTCCCGACCCACCTGTTTTTGGGCTGTCGTCCCCAGACAGCACTATCGATTGCCATGAAACCCAACTGGCTCATGTATCAGACCTGTTGCGCTGCGCGGGTGCGACTGCCTATGAAGGTGGCGATGCGTTGAATGGCCAGCAGCGAGACCTGATCATGGCCTCAATGCACTTGATCAGTCAGGCTCAGGGGGTGATTGACCAGATGCTTGATACCGCCGCCTCCAACAGACGGAGTTGA